In Paenibacillus sp. BIC5C1, a genomic segment contains:
- a CDS encoding sigma-54-dependent transcriptional regulator, with protein MRTRVHIIAPYESMTTIIEECIPLFPQLAIQYEVGDLMKGAELAARAERNGAEIMISRGGTAQLIKEAVTIPVIDVQLSGYDMIRSLTLASQFNGQTAIVGFANITSGAQSIIDLMELPLKVYTIRSSEDVARLLLELKASGYRQIVGDVITVNTAKTYGMEGLLIQSGKESILRALEDAQLVYRYLSKNHAISVILKNLVTQEHPNLLVLNEQSEVVFENLTDFEQNPLTDNHIYLTNTNLDFHQSQVQNVFIVDDYQLTVTAYETTLNNKTYKVYSLEKGQPYAFAQFGITAYTDISMEPIVAESPAMQTVLKNIRAVYENHEPIYLLGEADSGKSFLVKHIHQMYSSGGMMLQIDLAQVPPGHLHKIPLSKVRNVEINHLEDGSKDEELISFIQTCLQRQIGVFILGEKGLSPNRTLDIELNTIIMPSLVDRQEDLAPLIQHFLSDYYQKYGTVAVKMKEDALQLIREQVPHMTVNQLRHLIKQAALNEQDYVISAETLSHLLGEQPSPNTMMFNGTLKEIEKEIIQFVLHEENNNQSKAADRLGINRATLWRKLKE; from the coding sequence ATGCGTACACGAGTTCATATTATCGCTCCTTACGAATCCATGACTACTATTATAGAAGAATGTATTCCGCTATTTCCCCAGTTAGCCATTCAATATGAGGTGGGCGACCTGATGAAAGGCGCCGAATTGGCGGCCCGGGCTGAACGAAACGGGGCGGAGATTATGATTAGTCGCGGCGGTACTGCCCAGCTAATTAAGGAAGCCGTAACCATTCCCGTCATTGATGTGCAGTTATCCGGATATGACATGATTCGTTCGCTAACGCTCGCAAGCCAGTTCAACGGCCAAACCGCTATCGTTGGCTTTGCCAACATTACTTCAGGCGCACAGTCGATTATCGATCTAATGGAACTGCCATTAAAGGTGTATACTATACGCAGCTCCGAGGATGTAGCAAGGCTGCTGCTGGAGCTGAAAGCGTCAGGGTATCGTCAGATTGTTGGCGATGTTATCACCGTGAATACAGCCAAAACATATGGAATGGAAGGATTGCTGATCCAGTCTGGCAAGGAATCCATCCTCAGAGCGCTTGAAGATGCCCAGTTGGTATATCGGTACTTGAGCAAAAATCACGCGATATCCGTCATACTCAAAAATCTGGTCACCCAAGAGCATCCTAATCTTCTTGTTTTAAACGAGCAGAGCGAGGTTGTTTTTGAGAATTTGACCGATTTTGAGCAGAATCCACTCACCGATAATCACATTTATCTCACCAATACCAACCTGGATTTCCATCAATCCCAAGTTCAAAATGTGTTCATCGTGGATGATTACCAACTTACGGTAACGGCCTATGAGACGACGTTAAATAACAAAACCTATAAAGTATACTCCCTTGAAAAAGGACAGCCCTATGCTTTTGCACAATTCGGCATAACGGCATATACCGATATATCCATGGAACCGATCGTTGCCGAATCACCTGCCATGCAGACCGTATTGAAAAATATCCGGGCCGTTTACGAGAACCATGAACCTATTTATCTGCTTGGCGAAGCGGATTCGGGCAAATCTTTTCTCGTCAAACATATACATCAGATGTACTCCAGCGGTGGGATGATGCTCCAAATCGATCTTGCCCAGGTTCCTCCAGGCCATTTGCACAAAATTCCACTCTCCAAAGTGCGCAACGTAGAAATTAATCATTTGGAAGATGGCTCGAAGGATGAGGAATTAATCTCATTCATTCAGACTTGTCTACAGAGGCAGATCGGAGTATTCATCCTGGGGGAAAAGGGATTGAGTCCAAACAGAACACTGGATATCGAGCTGAATACGATCATTATGCCGAGCCTTGTGGACAGGCAGGAGGACCTTGCGCCACTGATCCAGCATTTCCTCAGCGATTACTACCAGAAGTATGGGACGGTTGCTGTGAAGATGAAAGAGGACGCGTTGCAGCTAATTAGGGAACAAGTTCCGCATATGACAGTGAACCAGCTGAGGCATCTAATCAAACAGGCTGCACTGAATGAACAGGACTACGTGATCTCAGCCGAGACCTTATCACATCTGCTCGGTGAACAACCCTCACCCAATACGATGATGTTTAATGGTACGCTGAAAGAAATCGAAAAAGAGATTATTCAATTCGTTCTACATGAGGAAAACAATAATCAATCCAAGGCGGCCGATCGCTTGGGGATTAACCGTGCCACGTTATGGCGTAAACTTAAAGAGTAA
- a CDS encoding MarR family winged helix-turn-helix transcriptional regulator — translation MNSCTHNFPAFYKNHSWFLLVIRPEGFPYYSQLAEEWHPWASGVIIATNQSARKYLFALRKQINYDQIGGDHFLASNRDELEKLAYGTLRIVKEFTHAQNLRSDLDRLTFEILLFVKEQGAVRITDIASKLDLNPSSITRRIQGLKLSGHIVAVSDPNDLRSSLVTLSPLGEEELSDFLKVSIDGLAHILRDWNDSEVQMFAEQLLNYADSMRTWRLAKGADSNVGQK, via the coding sequence ATGAACTCGTGTACGCATAATTTTCCTGCCTTTTATAAAAATCATTCATGGTTCCTGCTGGTCATCAGACCAGAGGGCTTTCCTTATTATAGCCAACTTGCAGAGGAATGGCATCCCTGGGCCAGCGGAGTTATTATAGCAACCAACCAAAGTGCGAGAAAATATTTATTTGCTTTGCGCAAACAAATAAATTATGATCAGATTGGAGGTGATCATTTTTTGGCAAGTAATCGAGATGAGCTGGAGAAGTTGGCTTACGGTACGTTAAGAATAGTTAAAGAATTTACGCATGCACAAAATCTTCGGTCAGATCTGGATCGTCTAACGTTTGAAATTCTGCTGTTTGTCAAGGAACAGGGAGCTGTGAGGATCACGGATATTGCCAGCAAACTAGATTTGAATCCCTCATCAATCACCCGGAGAATTCAGGGGTTGAAACTGTCAGGTCATATCGTTGCGGTCTCAGATCCGAATGATTTACGGTCCAGTTTGGTTACCTTGTCTCCATTGGGAGAAGAGGAATTGTCTGATTTCCTGAAAGTGAGTATTGATGGTTTGGCACATATCTTGCGCGATTGGAACGACAGTGAGGTCCAGATGTTTGCCGAACAGTTATTAAACTATGCGGATTCCATGCGTACGTGGCGTCTGGCTAAAGGAGCGGACTCAAATGTCGGCCAAAAATGA
- a CDS encoding class I SAM-dependent methyltransferase, with product MSAKNENPNQSKQYANSGKFNARIHLHKTYSTNPYPWPLWVFDQFPKKDHLRVLELGGGNGLLWMANAERIPDHWDITITDKSSGMLQDAERNLAHFGEHIQWSVMDAEDIHYPDESFDIVIANHMLYHLGNLERALSEIGRVLKKNGTFYASTIGSRNMAEMKELVKEFNPDSQYDSVLGMIESKFSMENGKQQLENAFTDVQLHVYEDSLSITDSNAIVEYVLSMNGLEGNEQVMSLQEAKAFKIFLDEKMKESDGKIHISKASGMFSCTNARIVHSSRNPS from the coding sequence ATGTCGGCCAAAAATGAAAACCCTAACCAAAGTAAGCAATATGCTAATTCGGGTAAGTTCAACGCGAGAATTCATTTGCATAAAACATATAGCACGAATCCATATCCCTGGCCTCTTTGGGTCTTTGATCAATTTCCAAAGAAGGATCATCTCAGGGTTTTAGAATTGGGCGGTGGAAACGGATTATTGTGGATGGCCAATGCCGAGCGCATTCCTGATCATTGGGATATAACCATTACAGACAAATCGTCAGGGATGCTTCAGGATGCCGAGCGCAATCTTGCTCATTTTGGGGAACATATCCAATGGAGTGTCATGGATGCAGAGGATATTCATTATCCAGATGAAAGCTTTGATATCGTAATCGCGAATCATATGTTATATCATCTCGGGAATCTGGAGAGGGCATTGTCCGAGATCGGGAGAGTGCTTAAGAAGAACGGGACCTTTTATGCAAGTACCATCGGTTCACGAAATATGGCTGAGATGAAAGAGTTGGTAAAAGAATTTAATCCTGATAGCCAATATGACAGTGTTCTTGGCATGATTGAGTCGAAATTTTCCATGGAGAACGGAAAGCAACAACTTGAAAACGCCTTTACTGATGTGCAATTACATGTGTATGAAGATTCGCTTTCCATAACAGACTCAAACGCAATCGTCGAATATGTATTATCCATGAATGGGTTGGAAGGAAATGAACAAGTCATGAGTCTTCAGGAAGCCAAAGCGTTTAAAATCTTTTTAGATGAGAAAATGAAAGAATCGGATGGGAAGATACACATTAGCAAGGCTTCCGGAATGTTCTCTTGTACAAATGCCAGAATTGTTCATTCTTCAAGGAATCCATCCTAG
- a CDS encoding alpha/beta fold hydrolase: MKIVLRRMGYGSLALLGILLLFIAISFANHTIKLKIESAILSPPGVMVDVNNHPMHVYIEGSGEHTLVFMSGGGTSSPVLDFKALYSRLSDQYKVAVVEKAGYGFSATAKVPRDIDTMLEETRTALTLAGETPPYVLFPHSMSGIEALYWAQMYPNEIEAIIGLDPAIPQVYEEYPLPSFGMRSLTGLGARVGITRFFPDIVNSSAAIEEKRLSSQEEEIYRALFYKKTQTLNMNEEVKMIRNNAAQVLERGIPDVPMYFFISNGEELPVEDWKNYLVNYIESVKIGRYHLLHNGHYVHDADPDLIAEESIKFIEEL; the protein is encoded by the coding sequence ATGAAAATTGTACTCAGACGAATGGGTTATGGTTCATTGGCTTTATTGGGTATCCTGCTTTTGTTCATAGCAATTAGTTTCGCGAATCATACAATTAAATTAAAGATAGAATCGGCCATATTATCACCCCCAGGTGTAATGGTTGATGTTAATAATCACCCAATGCATGTCTATATAGAAGGTTCCGGAGAACATACACTGGTCTTTATGTCAGGTGGGGGCACATCTTCTCCTGTATTGGATTTCAAGGCGCTTTATTCCAGATTGTCGGATCAATACAAGGTTGCTGTTGTTGAGAAGGCAGGCTACGGTTTCAGTGCAACGGCAAAGGTCCCACGTGATATCGATACAATGTTGGAAGAAACCAGAACAGCTCTGACGTTAGCGGGAGAAACACCGCCCTATGTGCTATTTCCGCATTCTATGTCGGGCATAGAAGCACTATATTGGGCACAAATGTATCCAAATGAAATTGAGGCTATCATTGGTCTTGATCCTGCTATTCCACAAGTTTATGAAGAGTATCCTCTACCTTCATTTGGAATGAGGAGTCTTACAGGCCTAGGAGCTCGTGTCGGAATAACCCGTTTTTTCCCCGATATTGTTAATTCGTCTGCTGCAATTGAAGAGAAGAGGCTATCCTCCCAAGAGGAGGAGATCTATAGGGCATTATTTTATAAGAAAACGCAGACACTGAACATGAATGAAGAAGTTAAAATGATTAGGAATAATGCAGCACAAGTTTTAGAACGAGGTATTCCCGATGTGCCCATGTATTTTTTTATATCTAATGGAGAGGAATTACCTGTCGAGGACTGGAAAAATTACTTAGTAAACTACATTGAGTCTGTGAAAATTGGGCGCTATCATTTATTACATAATGGTCATTACGTTCATGATGCTGATCCCGATCTAATTGCAGAGGAAAGTATCAAATTCATAGAAGAACTGTAA
- a CDS encoding PspA/IM30 family protein, whose protein sequence is MGILSRFRDVMKANVNHVLARAQDPEKTVNEYMRSLSSDLGQVKAETAAVLSDESRAKRALDECNAEIKKLQRYAEKSAESGDEDKARGFLEKKAAQTVKLNELQAAYDRASAKAKMMKHMHEKLVADMGQLEARHAELKGRMAAANAQQQANERNASAANANAALKAMEDKANQALNEAEALAELRAGAQEDDLDVLIAQLEQQMNAEAGNNAQVTPTPEEELTAIQKKLEDK, encoded by the coding sequence ATGGGAATCTTATCGAGGTTTAGGGACGTGATGAAAGCGAATGTGAACCATGTGCTGGCTCGGGCGCAAGATCCGGAGAAGACGGTGAATGAATATATGCGGAGCTTGAGCAGTGATCTGGGTCAGGTGAAGGCAGAGACGGCTGCGGTTCTCTCGGATGAGAGCCGGGCGAAGAGGGCTTTGGACGAATGCAATGCAGAGATTAAGAAATTACAGCGGTATGCAGAGAAATCTGCGGAGTCCGGTGATGAAGACAAGGCACGTGGATTTCTGGAAAAGAAGGCAGCGCAGACTGTGAAACTGAACGAATTACAAGCTGCCTATGATCGGGCTTCAGCCAAAGCCAAAATGATGAAGCATATGCACGAGAAGCTGGTTGCGGATATGGGGCAATTGGAAGCTCGGCATGCGGAGCTGAAGGGCAGGATGGCGGCTGCCAATGCGCAACAACAGGCCAATGAACGGAACGCTTCGGCTGCCAATGCGAATGCTGCTTTGAAGGCGATGGAAGACAAGGCGAATCAGGCACTTAACGAAGCTGAGGCTTTGGCTGAACTTCGTGCTGGGGCACAGGAAGATGATTTGGATGTACTCATTGCGCAGTTGGAGCAGCAAATGAATGCCGAAGCGGGTAATAATGCACAGGTGACGCCGACCCCAGAGGAAGAGCTTACAGCAATTCAGAAGAAATTGGAAGATAAATAA
- a CDS encoding TFIIB-type zinc ribbon-containing protein, producing the protein MPVIEYKCPNCGSGMLFNSATGALSCPSCGRQDNIEQIPDPLKKQVFTENEVKEYHCNSCGADIVTEPETSATTCSFCGAAVVLSDRLTGDLAPAMVLPFSISKDEAKQAFKKWCRNGLLTPSGFMTADRVKSITGIYVPFWLYELHNKIEVHGRGTKIRTYTQGDYHYTETQHFDIYRRIRLNYVNLPIDASEKMKDELMDKLEPFPYNQLKLFKTPYLAGYIAEKYSYTDEELYPRAKEKTSSYIDSYIASTVSGYNSVSYTDKQIDTTLKNADYVLLPVWMVYYDYNRSQYTFAMNGQTGKVVGKPPISKAKVAGWFAGISAVSLLSLKLVSWMMGGGFL; encoded by the coding sequence ATGCCGGTAATCGAGTACAAGTGTCCCAACTGCGGCAGTGGAATGCTTTTTAATAGTGCAACTGGAGCGTTATCCTGCCCCAGCTGCGGACGACAGGATAATATCGAACAGATCCCCGATCCGCTGAAGAAACAGGTGTTCACGGAGAATGAGGTCAAGGAGTATCACTGTAACAGCTGCGGCGCGGATATTGTAACTGAGCCGGAGACAAGTGCAACGACATGCAGCTTCTGTGGAGCTGCCGTTGTTCTGAGTGATCGACTGACGGGAGATCTGGCACCGGCCATGGTCTTACCCTTTTCGATCAGTAAGGATGAGGCCAAGCAGGCGTTCAAAAAATGGTGCAGAAACGGCTTGCTGACACCTAGCGGATTCATGACAGCTGACCGGGTTAAGAGCATTACCGGGATATACGTGCCCTTCTGGTTATATGAGTTACATAACAAAATCGAAGTACATGGCCGTGGCACAAAAATCAGAACTTACACGCAGGGTGATTATCATTACACGGAAACGCAGCATTTTGATATTTACCGGAGAATCCGGCTGAATTATGTGAATCTGCCCATTGATGCTTCGGAAAAAATGAAAGATGAACTGATGGATAAGCTGGAGCCATTTCCGTATAACCAGTTAAAGCTTTTCAAAACCCCGTATCTCGCCGGGTACATTGCGGAAAAATATAGTTATACCGATGAGGAACTATACCCGCGCGCCAAGGAAAAAACGAGCTCTTATATCGATTCTTATATTGCATCAACGGTTTCAGGCTATAACAGTGTCAGTTACACAGACAAACAGATTGATACTACATTGAAAAATGCAGACTATGTGCTGCTCCCGGTATGGATGGTTTACTATGACTACAATCGTTCGCAGTATACCTTTGCCATGAATGGTCAGACAGGTAAAGTGGTGGGGAAACCGCCTATCAGCAAAGCTAAAGTTGCCGGATGGTTCGCAGGAATTTCAGCCGTTTCCTTATTGTCATTGAAACTGGTCTCCTGGATGATGGGAGGTGGATTCCTGTGA
- a CDS encoding TPM domain-containing protein → MAALILLVITLVSPLITMSVASAADSKNLIYDEANLLNEQEKSELNAMANEYGAERQTDFVIYTSNNEEQKSEILLTEDFYDDQGFGYDKAHGNAVILTIDMYNRKMYLAGFYKGKEYIDNGRADKITAKIAPDVTDGNYKLAFEKYIKLSYEYMGIRPGVNPDNILFNIWFQLIASIAIGGVVVGVMAYRSGGRVTVNRATYEDSSTSSVVDRQDRYIRTTVTKRKIEKNNNNGGGGGGGGGGTTRGGHSHSGSSRSF, encoded by the coding sequence ATGGCAGCACTCATTTTATTAGTGATTACCCTCGTGTCTCCATTGATTACAATGTCAGTAGCATCGGCAGCAGATAGCAAGAACCTGATTTACGATGAAGCTAATCTGCTGAACGAGCAGGAGAAAAGTGAACTGAACGCAATGGCGAATGAATATGGGGCGGAGAGGCAGACGGATTTCGTTATTTACACCTCAAATAATGAGGAGCAGAAGAGTGAAATACTGCTCACTGAGGATTTCTACGATGATCAGGGGTTTGGTTACGATAAGGCTCATGGTAATGCAGTTATTTTGACAATTGATATGTATAACCGGAAGATGTATCTGGCTGGTTTCTATAAAGGGAAAGAGTATATCGACAATGGCAGAGCCGATAAAATCACAGCCAAGATTGCACCAGATGTAACGGACGGTAATTATAAACTGGCTTTTGAAAAGTATATCAAGCTGTCCTACGAATATATGGGAATTAGACCGGGAGTAAATCCTGATAATATCCTCTTTAATATCTGGTTCCAACTTATTGCGTCCATAGCAATTGGAGGAGTTGTTGTTGGGGTAATGGCCTATCGTTCCGGTGGGCGAGTTACAGTCAATCGTGCTACTTATGAGGATTCAAGTACTTCCAGTGTGGTCGATCGTCAGGATCGGTATATCCGTACTACCGTAACCAAACGGAAAATTGAGAAGAACAACAATAATGGTGGCGGAGGCGGTGGAGGTGGGGGAGGTACCACCCGAGGTGGCCATTCGCATAGTGGTAGCAGCAGATCTTTCTAA
- a CDS encoding SPFH domain-containing protein, with product MGFFKNQFSNVVEWEEFRDDMIFWKWSNREIKKGSKLIIRSGQDAIFLNNGKVEGIFEDEGSFNIDSEIIPFLSTLKGFKFGFNSGMRVEVLFVNTKEFTVRWGTQSPVLIPTPQLPGGMPIRANGTFNFKVSDYVTLIDKIAGIKQSYLVEDVKIRITSVLDQLLMKWISREGKDMFNLQANASDIAKGIQEDLDMQMMDIGIGITGFQVMSFNYPQEIQDMITKTASHEMIGNLQKYQQVSMTDGISSGKVKGGGAASDMAGMMMGMNMANEMMKNMNQNQNNQNQNSDQKPAANQNSDASASSSSVDNKKPNFCPNCGAKNEGANFCPNCGQKLG from the coding sequence ATGGGATTTTTCAAAAATCAATTTTCAAATGTAGTGGAATGGGAAGAGTTTAGAGATGACATGATTTTCTGGAAGTGGAGTAACCGTGAGATTAAGAAGGGAAGTAAATTGATTATCCGTTCGGGGCAAGATGCGATCTTCCTGAATAACGGCAAGGTGGAAGGGATTTTCGAAGACGAAGGATCGTTTAATATCGATTCCGAGATCATTCCTTTTCTGTCTACCTTAAAAGGATTCAAGTTCGGATTCAACAGTGGCATGCGGGTCGAAGTGCTGTTTGTGAATACGAAGGAGTTTACGGTTCGGTGGGGCACGCAAAGCCCGGTATTGATTCCAACTCCTCAACTTCCAGGCGGGATGCCGATTCGTGCAAATGGTACGTTTAATTTTAAAGTGAGTGACTATGTTACATTGATCGATAAAATCGCGGGTATCAAGCAGAGCTATCTGGTCGAGGATGTTAAGATTCGGATTACATCTGTGCTGGATCAGTTGCTAATGAAATGGATTAGCCGTGAGGGTAAGGACATGTTCAACCTGCAGGCGAATGCTTCGGATATTGCCAAAGGAATTCAGGAAGATCTGGATATGCAAATGATGGACATTGGGATCGGAATTACAGGCTTCCAGGTGATGAGCTTCAATTATCCGCAGGAGATTCAGGATATGATTACGAAGACCGCTTCACATGAAATGATCGGCAATTTGCAAAAATATCAGCAGGTCAGCATGACTGATGGCATCTCCTCCGGTAAAGTGAAGGGTGGCGGCGCTGCTTCGGATATGGCGGGCATGATGATGGGCATGAACATGGCGAATGAAATGATGAAGAACATGAATCAGAACCAGAACAACCAGAATCAGAATTCGGATCAAAAGCCTGCGGCTAATCAAAACAGCGATGCAAGTGCATCTTCTTCGTCTGTGGACAATAAAAAGCCGAACTTCTGTCCGAACTGTGGCGCCAAGAATGAAGGAGCAAATTTCTGTCCAAACTGTGGTCAGAAGTTGGGTTAA
- a CDS encoding DUF896 domain-containing protein — MIPTLTRINELSRKANAAGLTEMEKAEQIRLRQEYLQTFRGSINDILLNVTIYDPNGDDVTPDKLKQEQAEQNNN, encoded by the coding sequence ATGATTCCAACATTGACCAGAATAAATGAACTTTCAAGAAAAGCCAATGCGGCAGGGTTGACGGAGATGGAGAAAGCGGAGCAAATTCGTCTGCGTCAGGAATATCTGCAAACCTTTCGTGGTTCGATCAATGATATTCTGCTGAATGTAACCATCTATGATCCGAACGGCGATGACGTCACTCCGGATAAACTGAAACAGGAACAGGCCGAACAAAATAATAACTGA
- a CDS encoding ring-cleaving dioxygenase, with product MTIQTAGIHHITAFAGDPQANVDFYAGVLGLRLVKKTINFDAPDVYHLYFGDENGNPGTIITFFPSAGSSRGKIGGGQVGITSYVIPPGTIGFWQDRLEQYNIEVTKTSRFNEELLQFEDSEGLRLELVEREEGPASTWVHEGIPADKAIKGFGGAVLFSVNPQRTMDALAKILGFTKVDEDEEYVRFRSVGDIGNVVDVPVTRMALGTGGAGTVHHIAWRAKDFAEHEQWREAVQQYGYQPTPVRDRQYFNAIYFREAGGILFEIATDPPGFAKDEPAESLGQKLMLPEWFEPYRAQIEGNLQPIQVRTLEPSHSMRTR from the coding sequence ATGACTATTCAAACTGCAGGTATTCACCATATTACAGCTTTTGCGGGAGATCCGCAGGCCAATGTCGACTTTTATGCTGGTGTCTTGGGACTTCGGCTTGTGAAAAAAACAATCAACTTCGATGCGCCGGATGTGTACCATCTGTACTTTGGGGATGAGAACGGAAATCCAGGTACCATTATCACATTCTTCCCATCAGCCGGATCGTCGCGAGGCAAAATTGGTGGCGGTCAGGTTGGCATCACCTCATATGTGATTCCACCTGGGACTATTGGCTTCTGGCAGGATCGGTTGGAGCAGTATAACATTGAGGTAACCAAAACAAGTCGTTTTAATGAAGAGCTGCTGCAATTTGAGGACAGCGAGGGCTTGCGTCTGGAACTGGTTGAACGTGAAGAGGGTCCAGCCAGCACCTGGGTGCATGAAGGCATTCCTGCTGACAAAGCCATCAAAGGATTTGGAGGTGCTGTGCTGTTCAGCGTCAATCCACAGAGAACGATGGATGCGTTGGCCAAAATACTCGGATTCACCAAAGTAGACGAAGATGAGGAGTATGTACGATTCCGGTCCGTCGGAGATATCGGTAATGTCGTGGATGTTCCTGTCACCCGGATGGCTTTGGGGACAGGCGGAGCAGGGACGGTTCACCATATTGCGTGGCGTGCCAAAGACTTTGCAGAGCACGAGCAGTGGAGAGAAGCTGTACAACAGTACGGCTATCAGCCAACCCCAGTTCGGGACCGTCAATATTTTAACGCAATCTATTTCAGAGAAGCCGGCGGAATCCTGTTCGAAATTGCTACCGATCCTCCTGGATTCGCGAAAGATGAGCCAGCGGAGTCGCTTGGACAGAAACTCATGCTGCCTGAATGGTTTGAGCCATATCGTGCCCAAATTGAAGGCAATTTGCAGCCGATCCAGGTAAGAACGTTAGAGCCTTCGCATTCTATGCGGACACGTTAA
- a CDS encoding low temperature requirement protein A gives MMEKKVTWLELFYDLLFVAAVSKAGHVLLHAEHGVISFEYLMKFVLIFIPVWWAWVGQTLFINRYGQDIFIHRVFLILQLLSVLVMTASLSVDFDQYYLPFFAGYIGSRVLTAVQYFMIHNSKSEHQQKAARYLGVCFIIGILISTGSLFFDSWLRYAILYVGIAVDIILPLIGRRNLVKVPIHTHHLLERFALFTLILLGESVVSIIAVLQMDHWDVKSVLFAAFTSIFVIAMWWQYFDNVEKKVSKEIQTAGQAIIYGHLFIYISMSMIAASIQLLYLNELHYGFMLAFVFGSVLLYFLSTSLVFHRYRHAHLRLRPHHLIFMLGIMAAFIVVDLIYRVPNYAIVGENMVFFLVYAKLTT, from the coding sequence ATGATGGAGAAAAAGGTTACTTGGCTGGAGCTGTTCTATGATTTGCTTTTTGTAGCAGCGGTCTCCAAAGCGGGTCATGTCCTGCTGCATGCCGAACATGGCGTGATTTCGTTTGAATATTTGATGAAATTTGTTTTGATTTTTATTCCTGTCTGGTGGGCATGGGTCGGTCAGACCCTATTTATAAACCGTTATGGTCAGGATATCTTCATCCATCGAGTATTCCTTATCCTTCAACTCCTGTCTGTTCTGGTGATGACGGCGAGCCTCTCGGTTGATTTTGATCAATACTATCTTCCCTTCTTTGCGGGTTATATCGGTTCGAGGGTATTGACAGCCGTTCAATATTTTATGATTCATAATTCCAAAAGTGAACATCAACAAAAAGCCGCCCGTTATCTGGGCGTATGCTTCATCATCGGCATATTGATCTCAACAGGTTCCTTGTTCTTTGATTCGTGGCTGAGATATGCGATTTTGTACGTGGGCATTGCCGTGGATATCATTCTCCCGCTCATCGGACGCCGAAATCTGGTGAAGGTGCCGATACATACCCATCATTTATTGGAACGTTTCGCTCTGTTTACACTTATCCTGCTCGGTGAGTCAGTCGTCAGTATCATTGCCGTGCTGCAAATGGATCACTGGGATGTAAAATCTGTTCTGTTCGCGGCGTTTACATCCATATTCGTGATTGCGATGTGGTGGCAGTATTTTGATAATGTTGAGAAAAAGGTCAGTAAAGAGATCCAGACCGCCGGGCAAGCCATCATATACGGCCATCTGTTCATCTATATATCCATGAGCATGATTGCCGCTTCCATTCAACTGTTATACCTGAATGAACTCCATTATGGTTTCATGTTGGCCTTTGTATTTGGCTCAGTTCTGTTGTATTTTCTGTCCACTTCGCTGGTGTTCCACCGATACAGGCATGCTCATCTGCGGCTCCGTCCGCATCACTTGATATTTATGCTGGGGATAATGGCTGCGTTTATCGTTGTGGACCTGATCTATCGGGTGCCTAATTATGCAATCGTGGGAGAGAACATGGTGTTCTTCCTTGTCTACGCCAAATTAACGACCTAA